In Zingiber officinale cultivar Zhangliang chromosome 8B, Zo_v1.1, whole genome shotgun sequence, a single genomic region encodes these proteins:
- the LOC122015151 gene encoding uncharacterized protein LOC122015151: protein MGSSQSSQPGVEASDDDDDEEEVGVMSRNHPIIPSKEKVLEQEPEILPCRAAASPLSPQPSAAGTPRLLGPSIKVWDPCNVLLLPPPPPLALLPRGVAAMAADRITEVLLIAHGECAANLRTDLVGGRWTEAARLTSNGERQARALAVFLKSQGVRFDEVYTSPLDRARATSTLVCRELGFSEELIQSSDALFEMSQGQWEGCLQSEVYTAEMLNLIERTQPDFCAPSGESLRQVAFRMTEFLNRMVLRLSEKLAVADISIHRNESKEFSRNSSTNSIQDRDGLQWDLLYRLNRPSFQKKKSGKSRLQFVTTGDNEAEEEFSPREVTHGNLLSDGSKNTVSSVGIFTHAIPIKCLLTGLLECSPMVSQKLSIDDSSVTVLHHSLRTGWQIKRLNDTAHLRLL from the exons ATGGGCTCTTCCCAGTCCTCGCAACCTGGCGTCGAGGCATCCGACGATGACGATGACGAAGAGGAGGTAGGTGTGATGTCCAGAAACCACCCCATCATCCCCTCCAAGGAGAAGGTTCTCGAGCAGGAGCCAGAAATCCTCCCCTGCCGTGCTGCTGCCTCCCCTCTCTCCCCTCAGCCTTCTGCTGCTGGAACCCCTCGGTTGCTCGGCCCTTCCATTAAGGTATGGGACCCTTGTAACGTGCTTCTCCTCCCTCCGCCTCCTCCCCTGGCGCTCTTACCTCGCGGCGTCGCTGCCATGGCGGCGGATCGGATCACGGAGGTGCTTCTGATTGCCCACGGCGAATGCGCTGCCAATCTTCGGACGGATCTGGTTGGCGGTCGGTGGACGGAGGCCGCGAGGCTGACCTCGAACGGGGAACGACAGGCTAGAGCGTTGGCCGTCTTCCTCAAGTCTCAGGGCGTGAGGTTCGACGAAGTCTACACCTCGCCTTTGGATAGGGCGAGGGCTACTTCTACTCTTGTTTGCCGG GAGCTTGGTTTCTCTGAGGAGTTGATACAATCATCTGATGCTCTGTTTGAGATGAGTCAGGGACAATGGGAAGGTTGCTTGCAGTCAGAAGTTTACACTGCAGAAATGCTTAATTTGATTGAGCGGACCCAGCCTGATTTTTGTGCTCCTTCAGGAGAATCACTTCGGCAGGTGGCATTTCGCATGACTGAATTTCTTAACAGGATGGTCCTGAGATTATCTGAGAAACTTGCAGTGGCTGATATATCAATCCATCGAAATGAGTCCAAGGAATTCTCACGGAACAGCTCAACTAATTCAATTCAAGATCGAGATGGGCTTCAATGGGATCTGCTTTACAGGCTGAACCGGCCATCCTTCCAGAAGAAGAAATCTGGTAAGAGCAGGCTTCAATTTGTGACTACTGGAGATAACGAGGCGGAGGAAGAGTTCTCCCCTAGGGAAGTCACTCATGGGAACCTCCTTTCAGATGGCAGTAAGAACACCGTTTCTTCTGTCGGAATCTTCACGCATGCAATACCAATCAAATGTCTTCTCACTGGACTTCTGGAATGCAGTCCTATGGTGTCCCAAAAGCTCTCGATCGATGATTCTTCCGTGACAGTTCTGCATCATTCTCTAAGAACGGGATGGCAGATAAAGAGGCTTAACGACACAGCACATCTCAGACTTCTTTAG